Proteins co-encoded in one Cyprinus carpio isolate SPL01 chromosome B5, ASM1834038v1, whole genome shotgun sequence genomic window:
- the LOC109066392 gene encoding dehydrogenase/reductase SDR family member 11-like, with protein MMERWKGRVALVTGASVGIGAAVARALVQHGMKVVGCARNVDKIEKLAAECQSAGYSGTLIPYKCDLCNEEEILSMFSAIKTLHQGVDVCINNAGLAHNEPLLSGRTDGWRNMIDVNILALAICTREAYQSMKERHVDDGHIININSMGGHRMVPSADEHFYCATKYAVTAMTEGLRQELQEAKTHIRATSISPGIVETEFAFRHHNSDPERAAAVYESIKCLKAEDIASAITYVLSAPAHVQIGDVQMRPVEQES; from the exons ATGATGGAGCGCTGGAAGGGGAGAGTCGCGCTGGTCACCGGAGCGTCTGTCGGGATCGGAGCGGCTGTGGCTCGCGCTCTCGTCCAGCACGGCATGAAGGTGGTCGGCTGCGCGCGGAACGTGGACAAGATCGAG AAGCTGGCAGCTGAGTGTCAGAGCGCGGGATACAGCGGCACTCTGATCCCGTATAAGTGTGATCTGTGCAACGAGGAAGAGATTCTGTCCATGTTTTCAGCCATCAAGACGCTGCATCAGGGAGTGGACGTGTGCATCAACAACGCCGGTCTGGCTCACAACGAACCGCTGCTCAGCGGAAGGACAGACGGCTGGAGGAATATGATCGAT GTCAACATACTCGCTCTGGCCATCTGCACGCGTGAGGCCTACCAGTCCATGAAGGAGAGGCACGTGGATGACGGACACATCATCAACATCAACAG TATGGGGGGTCACAGGATGGTGCCCAGTGCTGACGAACACTTCTACTGCGCCACGAAATACGCTGTGACCGCTATGACAGAGGGACTGAGACAGGAGCTACAGGAGGCCAAAACACACATCCGAGCCACG AGTATATCACCTGGAATAGTGGAAACTGAATTTGCCTTCCGGCATCACAACAGCGATCCGGAGAGAGCAGCGGCTGTTTATGAAAGTATAAAG TGTTTGAAAGCAGAAGACATCGCCAGCGCCATCACATATGTCCTGAGCGCACCTGCTCATGTTCAG atcGGTGACGTGCAGATGCGGCCGGTGGAGCAAGAATCTTAG